The Mycobacteriales bacterium genome segment CCGGCTGGAGCCCGACCGTGTCGGGCTGTCACTGCGCTCGGGGCAGCCGGGCGCAGCGGTCGATGTCCTGACCCGGCGCCGCCGCAGCCACCTCGCCGTCATCGGCACCGGGCGCGTGGGTGCGCCGCTTGCCGCGCACCTCGCCACCGCGGGCGTCGGTGCCCTCACGCTGGTCGACCCGCGACCCACTCGGCCCGCCGACCTGGCGGCAGGGGGGCTCCCACCGACCGCCATCGGGCGGCCGCGCGCGATCGCCGCAGGCGACGCGATCCGCGAGTCCAGCCCCGCCACGCGGGTCGGCGACAGCGCGACGGTGCCGGCCTCCTGCGACCTCGTCGTGGTCACGGTCCCCGACCGGGAGCTCACCGACCTGCTGGTGCGCGACCGGCTGCCACACCTGTTCGTCGGGGTCCGCGGCGCGACGGCGGTCGTCGGGCCGCTCGTCCTGCCGGCCGTGACGTCCTGTGCGCGCTGCCACGACCTGATCCGGGCCGACCGCGACCCGGCCTGGCCGCGGCTCGCCGCACAGCTGCAGGCCCAGCCGGCCGACGGCGGCGAGGCCGCGGTGGCCGGGATCGCGGCGGCGATCGGGGCCGCCGCCGCCCTCGAGGCGCTCGCCACGCTCCAAGCACCCGACGCACCCGACGCTGCGGGCCGGCTCACCGACGCCACGCTCGAGCTCTCGCCGCCCGACTGGCGGCTGCGCAGGCGATCCTGGCGGCCCCATCCGGACTGCCCATGCGGCGCCGGAGGCGCGGCCGACGAGGAGCTCGCGGGCGCCGCGTCGTACGCCATTTTCCGTAGCCGGGCGGATATCGGCGACCCCGGCAGGCCATGATGAAGACGTGAGCGAACTCCCGCGCAAGGCCATCACCCGCAGCGCCAAGCTCGCCAGCCTGCCGCTCGGGGTGGCTGGGCGCGCGACCGTCGGGCTCGGCAAGCGCATCGGCGGCCGGCCCGCGGAGGTGGTCGCGAGCGAGCTGCAGGCCCGCACCGCCGAGCAGATCTTCCGGGTGCTCGGCGAGCTCAAGGGCGGCGCCATGAAGTTCGGGCAGGCGATGTCCGTGCTCGAGGCCGCGCTGCCGGAGGAGGTCGCCGGGCCCTACCGCGCCGCGCTCACCAAGCTCCAGGAGGCCGCCCCGCCGCTGCCGCCCGCCGCCGTGCACCGCGTGCTGGTCCAGCAGCTCGGCGAGGACTGGCGCGAGCTGTTCATGGAGTTCGACGACACCCCGGCCGCGGCCGCGTCGATCGGTCAGGTGCATCAGGCGGTCTGGCACGACGGGCGCGACGTCGCCGTCAAGGTGCAGTACCCCGGCGCCGGCAAGGCGCTGATGAGCGACCTCGACCAGCTCGCGCGGATGGCCCGGCTGTTCTCCATGATCTCCCCCGGGCTCGACATCAAGCCGCTGATCCGCGAGGTCAAGGCCCGTGTCGCCGAGGAGCTCGACTACGACCTGGAGGCCAGCGCGCAGTCGGCCTACGCCGCGGCCTACGACGGCGACCCCGACATCTTCGTGCCCGCCGTCGTCCACCACGCCGACCAGGTGCTGGTCACCGAGTGGATCAACGGCACGCCGCTTTCCAAGATCATCGCCAACGGCACGCAGGAGGAGCGCGACCGGGCCGGCCTGCTCTACGTGCGGTTCCTGTTCTCCGGGCCGGAGCGGTGCGGGCTCCTGCACGCCGACCCGCACCCCGGCAACTTCCGGATGCTGCACGACGGCCGGTTCGGCGTCATGGACTTCGGCGCCGTCAACCGGCTGCCCGACGGCATCCCCGAGCCGATCGGCCGGCTGATCCGGCTGGCGCTGTCCGGTGACGCGCAGGCGGTCTACGACGGGTTCGTCGAGGAGGGCTTCGTGCGGCCCGGCGTCGACATCGACCCGCAGGGCGTCTACGACTACCTGGAGCCGATGCTCGAGCCGGTCCGCGCCGCCAACTTCCAGTTCAGCCGGGCCTGGCTGCGCAAGGAGGGCGCACGCATCGCCGACCCGCGCTCGCCGGCGGCACAGCTCGGCCGCAAGCTCAACCTGCCGCCGACCTACATGCTCATCCACCGCGTGACGATCGGCGGCATCGGCATCCTCTGCCAGCTGGGCGCGCAGGGACCGTTCCGCGCCGAGATGGAGCGCTGGCTGCCTGGCTTCACCGACAAGCCGACCCGCAAGCGCAAGCCGAAGGTCCAGCCACCCGCGAACCTGCCGACCCCCGACGAGACCGCCGTCGTCGAGCCCGACGTCGCGCCACCGAAGCCCAAGCGCACCCGGCGCACACCGAAGGCCTGACCCGGCGCGCCTACCACCACTCGCTGTCGAGGCGCGCCTCGATGCTGCGCAGGTGCTCGCGGGTGCACGTGTCGCAGATCCACTGGCGACGGCCGCGCTCGGTCTGCACGGTCCAGGTCGGCGGCGGCTCGTCCTCGCGGCGGCCGCAGATCGCGCAGACGGCGTCGCTCACGACGTGACCACCGCCGGTCGCGTGCGCAGCGGCAGCAGCAGCAGGTACGCCGCGATGGCGACGGCGAGCGTCGCGACGAGCGCGGTCCGGTAGCCGCCCAGGTGGTCGATCAGGTAACCGGCGGCCGGCGGGCCGACCAGGGCGCCGATGCCGGCGCTGGTGTAGAGCGCGCCGAGGGTGCCGCCGAGTCCACGGGTGCCGAAGAGCGTCGCGGCCACCGACGGCGACAGCGCGATGAAGCCGCCGTAGCCGACACCCAGGACGATCGCGAAGACGACCAGCAGGCCGTAGCTGGTGACCACCAGCCAGATCGCGTAGCTGCACGCCATCGCCGCGACGCAGCCCCGGTAGGTGCGCACGTGCCCCCACCGGTCGGCCAGCGCCCCGAGTCCGAGGCGGCCCACCACGCTGGCCGCGCCGATGAACCCGACCAGCGCGGCCGCGGCCACCTTGCCGGCGCCGTGGTCGCGGGCGAACGGCGGCAGGTAGACGAACGGCACGAACAGCGCCAGCGAACCGAAGAACCCGGAGATGTAGAGCCAGCGGAAGTTCGCCGACCGGATCGTCTCGCGCAGCGGCACCGACTCGACCTCCGTCGCGTGCAGCGGCGGGCGGCTCGTCAGCAGGGCGCACACGACGAGGACGGCCGCACCGGCCAGGCCGAGCGCGACCTCCGTCGTACGCCATCCGAAGGAATCGATGAGCGCCGCGGCCAGGGGCGCGCCGACCAGCGTGCCGACGCCGATGCCGGCGACCGCGATGCCGACGGCGGTGCTGCGGCGGCGGTCGAACCAGTTGCCGACGACCGCGACCATCGGCACGTAGCCGCAGGCCACCCCGACGCCGACGCCGACGCCGTAGGTGATGTAGACGAGCCACAGGTGGTGGACGGCCGCCGTCACCACCATGCCGGCGCCCATTGCGACCGCGCCGACGAGCAGCACCGGCCGTGGTCCGAACCGGTCGACCGCGGCACCCGAGAGCGCGCCGAACTCGAAGTATAGGAATGCCGTGATGCCGAACACCGCCGACGTCGCGCTGTGCCCGCTGCCGAAGTCCTGCTGCATCGGGGTCAGGAACGCCCCGAAGCTGTAAGCCACGCCGAAGACCGTGAACATCGAGGCGAACGCCGTGGCGACCGCGGTCCAGGCCCGCGGGCCCTCCAGCCGCACCTCCCACCTCTCCGCCCCGACCATGGGTTGCACCGTAGCCGTCACGCGGCCGCGAGCGAGCCGGCGTGGGATGACCGGCTCAGGCGAGGCAGCGCAGCGGCCGGCCGCCGTTGTAGGTGATCATGTCGCCGAACGCCGCCGCGATGTCGATCGGTGAGCCGAGCGGCTCGCCCTCCAGCTCGGCGTAGGCGCGGTGCAGGTTGCCGACGATGCGCTCGCGGTCGTGCAGCTCGGCGTAGGGCCCGAGGTCGACCTCGCGGGCGGCGTCGAGCGGCGACAGGCCCGCGGCGTGCGCCTCCCCGGCCAGGTCGAGGACGAACTGCACGTAGGCCTCGACCAGGTCGATCGTCGAGGCGCCGCACACGGGGCCATGGCCCGGGACGATGGCGGCGGTGTCGTAGTCGCGCAGCCGCTGCAGAGCCACCAGCGCCCCGCGGACCGATCCCATGAGCAGGAACGGCGTGCCGCCGTCGAACAGCAGGTCACCGGCGAACAGCACCCGCTCCGCCGGCAGCCACGCGACCACGTCGCCGGTGGTGTGCGCGGGCGTGCCGATGTAGTGCAGCTGGATCTCCCGGTCGCCGGCGAACACGGTCAGCCGGTCGTCGAAGACGACCGACGGCGCGGTGATGCGCAGGTCGCCCCAGTCGACCGGCCCGAAGACCGGCTCCAGCCCGCCGATGTGCTGGGCGAGCACGCCGGTGCGGCAGTTGCGGTGGCCGACGATCGTCGCGTCGGCGAACAGGCAGTTGCCGTTGGTGTGGTCGCCGTGGTGGTGGGTGTTGACCAGCGTCGTGACCGGTTGCGACGTCACCCCGGCGATGGCGCCGAGCAGGGCGCGGGTGCGCCTCTCGGTCGACGTCGCGTCGATCGACGTCACCGCGTCGGTCCCGACGACGAAACCCGCGTTGTTGATCCACCAGCTGCCGTCGGGCTGCAGGTAGGCGTAGACGCCGTCGGCGACCTCGACGGTCTCCGGCGGCGGCAACGCGTCTCCCTCCGTCACCGGCCACACGCTAGCCACCAGGGCCCTATGGAGAAACGTCCGCGCATGGTGTGATCGGGCCAGCCGCATCGAGGAGGACGTCATGGCGTACGTCGAAGACCGGACAGTGCACGACGCCGACTCGCACATCTTCGAGCCGCAGGGCTACGCCGAGCACTACGCCGACCCGGGCATCCGCGACCGGCTGCGCGAGGCGCTGCACTCCGACCGCGGCGACCCGCTGACCGAGAAGGCGCTGGTGAAGCAGCGCGACCCGGAGTGGCGGCAGCACGACGCCGAGGAGATCCTGCTGCGCAAGAACCACGTCGCGCTCGGCGCGATCCTGCGCGAGGACCGGCCGGCGGCGCTGGACCACCTCGGGTTCGCCAGCCAGCTGGTGTTCACGACGACCTACCTGGGGCCGCTGCGGTCGTTCGCGGTCGGCGAGGATGCCGACCTGGCCTACGGTCTGGCCACCGGCCACAACCGCGGGATCGTCGACTTCTGCACGGTCGACCCGCGGCTGCTGCCCGTCTGCTTCGTGCCGTTCACCGACATCGAGCGGGCGGCCGACTGCGCCGCCGACGCGATCGCGATGGGCGCGGCCGCGCTGATGATCGCCTCCGACCCGCCCCGGCACCACTCCCCCAGCCACATCGGCTTCGACCGGGTGTGGGCGCAGGCCGAGGAGGCCGGCGTACCGATCCTGTTCCACGTCGGCGGCGAGAAGCCGATGAGCCCGGTCTACAAGGCCAACGGCCTGCCGCCGGTGCCCGACTTCCACGGCGGCGACACGAACTTCACGTCGGTGTCCTACCTGGCGATCCCCTACGCACCGATGCAGACGCTCGGCACGCTGATCTTCGACGGCGTCCTCGACCGGTTCCCGCGGCTGAAGTGGGGCCTGATCGAGCTCGGGGCGAGCTGGGTGCCGGGCTGGATGCACTCCATGGACTCGGCGGCCGAGGCGTTCCGGCGCAACGAGGAGCGCCTGCAGAACCTCAGCCTGAAGCCATCGGAGTTCGTGCAACGACAGGTGCGCGCGACGCCTTACCCGCACGAGCCGGCCGGGTGGATCGTCGAGCAGTGCGGTCCGCAGGTCGCGATGTTCTCCTCCGACTACCCGCACGTCGAGGGTGGGCGCAACCCGATGAAGCGGTTCGAGGCGAGCCTCGCCGGCCGCAGCGCCGAGGAGAAGCAGGCGTTCTTCTGCGACAACTTCGCCGACCTCATGGGGCCTGCGCTCGACCGGGTGCCACAGCCGGTCGGCTGATCCCCGGCGCGCCGACTCAGGCGTGCACGGTGACCGGCGTGCCCAGCGGCAGCGCAGACGCCAACTCGGTCGCCACCTGGTTGGAAACTCGCACGCAGCCGTGCGACACCGACTGACCGAGCAGCTGCGGCTGGTCGGTGCCGTGGATGCCGATCTCGGCGTCACCGCCGTCGAACGACGTCAGCGTCGGTGAGTAGCCGGACAGCCCGAGCGCGAACGGCCCGTAGGGCCCGTCGGGGTGAGCGGTACGCACAACGTCGGTGACGTAGAGCAGGCCGGTCGGTGTCGGGTCGGCGGACGTGCCGGTCGCGGTGATGGCGGTGAGCACGGCCTGCGCCCCCCGGTAGACCGTGAGCTGGTGCTGCGACAGGGCGACGTCGACACGAAAGTCGGTGCGGGTCAGCGACACCTGCGACATCGGCACCCATCCGTTGCTGCCCAGCGGCCGGATCGGCAGCAGCACGTGCAGCCAGCCGTGCTGCGCGCCGAGCACCAGCACGACCCGCTCGGAGCCGTAGGCCGTGCGCGGGCTCAACGTGATCGCGGGCCGCGCGGCTCCCGGCGCCCCGTAGATCGGCATCCCGCCGCTGCGGGGCGTCGCGATGTACGACGTGGTCGTGGCCGGGGCCACCGGGCCGGCGGCGACCGTCGTGATCGTCGACGTGGCACACCCACCAGTGGCGGCGGCGCACGCCGCCGCCACCAGCACGGCCAGCACCCGGCGAGGTAGCCGCACGCCGCCTACGCCTAGCCGGCGAAGTTCGGGTCCCCCGACACCGGGGTCGCGGGGGTTGCCGCAGGTGCGCTGTCGACCGACGTCTGGTCCGCCGTCGTCGTGGTCGCATCGCTGCTCGACGACGAGCCCCCGGTGGAGCTGTCGTCGGCCGACGGCGTGGACGAGGTGCAGCCGAGCTGGCTGCCCAACGTGCCGGCGACGTCGGCGGGCGGCGCCTGACCGGCGGTGCTGCTCGCGGTGCTCTGGACCGTGGTCACCGTGTCGACGGCGGTCCCGGCGACGGGTGCGGGCAGACCGCTGTCGGTGGTGCAGGTGCTCGCCGCGACGGCGTTCGGCGCCGCCGCACCTGCCGGCGCGGCAGGGGTCTGCGCGGCAGGAGCGCCGTCAGCAGGTGCGGCGGCCGCCGCGTCGTCGGCCGGCTGCTGCCGGTCGTGCCACGACTGGTGCCACGACGAGTCGCCGTGACCGCCCCAGGACAGCGCGGGTGCGGCGCCCAGCCCCGCGGTGACCGCGACGACTGCTGCGGCCGCACTCACGGCTCGGCGTAGGCCACGGGAGCCGGTGCTCATGCTGCCTCCTCGGAGCGGCGCCGCCCACGGACACCGACTCACCTCCTCTACGGACGAGCACCTCCCAACCCCCCGAGACTGATCCGCCGCAAAGGCCCACAATGCGGGCGGGAGGCGACCGTGACCGCTGTCGACGAGCGCAACAGCGACCGCACCTGGGCGGCGTTGCTGGCCGAGCGCGACGCCGCCGTGCGGGTCGCCGCGGCGCGCTGCAGGCAGCCCGACGACGCCGAGGACTGCGCGCACGACGCGCTGGTCCGCGCCGCGACGTTCCCGACGCTCGACCTCGACCGTGCGGGCCGGCTGCTGATGACGACGACGGCCCGCGTCACCGTCGACCTGCACCGGCGCGAGCAGGCCCGACTGCGGGCCGAGCTCGCAGCGGCCGCCCGGATGTTCGCGCAGGCCGGCTCGCCGGAGGACGACGTGTGCGACCGCGCGGAGGCCGGCTGGCTCGCGCGGCAGGTCGACGACCTCCCGTCGACCGAGCGCAGCGTGCTGCTCGCACGAGCAGCCGGGGAGACCACCCGGCAGACCGCCCAACGTCTCGGCCTGGCGGAAAAGACGGTGGAGAACGCGCTCGGCCGGGCGCGCTCGAAACTGACCCGACGCTGGCGGGAAACCCTGTCCGGCGTGCTGCTGCCGGTCGCCCTGGCGCGCAAGGCGTTCGGCGCGCACGCCGCAGTCAGCAGCACCGCGATGGCGCTGGCAGCCGCGACCGGGATGACCGTCGTCATCGTCGGTCAGGCGGCCGCGCCGACTTCCGCGGCACCGGTGCAGTCCCGACCGCTTACCACCGCGTCAATGCCTGCCGCGTCGAACCCGGGGTCTACCGCCGCCGCGGCAGTCCCGAGCCCGCCGGCCAAAGGCCCCGCCGCGCCACTCGTCGCGCCGACCG includes the following:
- a CDS encoding ThiF family adenylyltransferase, with amino-acid sequence MLKPALRRLWRDATTVQLGLDPDRAVVLGGCDRSVAALLEALDGTRDRVQLLLEAARRGIDPALVDELLLALSRAGALDDAARPLGELALLQPVERDRLEPDRVGLSLRSGQPGAAVDVLTRRRRSHLAVIGTGRVGAPLAAHLATAGVGALTLVDPRPTRPADLAAGGLPPTAIGRPRAIAAGDAIRESSPATRVGDSATVPASCDLVVVTVPDRELTDLLVRDRLPHLFVGVRGATAVVGPLVLPAVTSCARCHDLIRADRDPAWPRLAAQLQAQPADGGEAAVAGIAAAIGAAAALEALATLQAPDAPDAAGRLTDATLELSPPDWRLRRRSWRPHPDCPCGAGGAADEELAGAASYAIFRSRADIGDPGRP
- a CDS encoding AarF/ABC1/UbiB kinase family protein, yielding MSELPRKAITRSAKLASLPLGVAGRATVGLGKRIGGRPAEVVASELQARTAEQIFRVLGELKGGAMKFGQAMSVLEAALPEEVAGPYRAALTKLQEAAPPLPPAAVHRVLVQQLGEDWRELFMEFDDTPAAAASIGQVHQAVWHDGRDVAVKVQYPGAGKALMSDLDQLARMARLFSMISPGLDIKPLIREVKARVAEELDYDLEASAQSAYAAAYDGDPDIFVPAVVHHADQVLVTEWINGTPLSKIIANGTQEERDRAGLLYVRFLFSGPERCGLLHADPHPGNFRMLHDGRFGVMDFGAVNRLPDGIPEPIGRLIRLALSGDAQAVYDGFVEEGFVRPGVDIDPQGVYDYLEPMLEPVRAANFQFSRAWLRKEGARIADPRSPAAQLGRKLNLPPTYMLIHRVTIGGIGILCQLGAQGPFRAEMERWLPGFTDKPTRKRKPKVQPPANLPTPDETAVVEPDVAPPKPKRTRRTPKA
- a CDS encoding MFS transporter; protein product: MVGAERWEVRLEGPRAWTAVATAFASMFTVFGVAYSFGAFLTPMQQDFGSGHSATSAVFGITAFLYFEFGALSGAAVDRFGPRPVLLVGAVAMGAGMVVTAAVHHLWLVYITYGVGVGVGVACGYVPMVAVVGNWFDRRRSTAVGIAVAGIGVGTLVGAPLAAALIDSFGWRTTEVALGLAGAAVLVVCALLTSRPPLHATEVESVPLRETIRSANFRWLYISGFFGSLALFVPFVYLPPFARDHGAGKVAAAALVGFIGAASVVGRLGLGALADRWGHVRTYRGCVAAMACSYAIWLVVTSYGLLVVFAIVLGVGYGGFIALSPSVAATLFGTRGLGGTLGALYTSAGIGALVGPPAAGYLIDHLGGYRTALVATLAVAIAAYLLLLPLRTRPAVVTS
- a CDS encoding MBL fold metallo-hydrolase — protein: MTEGDALPPPETVEVADGVYAYLQPDGSWWINNAGFVVGTDAVTSIDATSTERRTRALLGAIAGVTSQPVTTLVNTHHHGDHTNGNCLFADATIVGHRNCRTGVLAQHIGGLEPVFGPVDWGDLRITAPSVVFDDRLTVFAGDREIQLHYIGTPAHTTGDVVAWLPAERVLFAGDLLFDGGTPFLLMGSVRGALVALQRLRDYDTAAIVPGHGPVCGASTIDLVEAYVQFVLDLAGEAHAAGLSPLDAAREVDLGPYAELHDRERIVGNLHRAYAELEGEPLGSPIDIAAAFGDMITYNGGRPLRCLA
- a CDS encoding amidohydrolase family protein; this translates as MAYVEDRTVHDADSHIFEPQGYAEHYADPGIRDRLREALHSDRGDPLTEKALVKQRDPEWRQHDAEEILLRKNHVALGAILREDRPAALDHLGFASQLVFTTTYLGPLRSFAVGEDADLAYGLATGHNRGIVDFCTVDPRLLPVCFVPFTDIERAADCAADAIAMGAAALMIASDPPRHHSPSHIGFDRVWAQAEEAGVPILFHVGGEKPMSPVYKANGLPPVPDFHGGDTNFTSVSYLAIPYAPMQTLGTLIFDGVLDRFPRLKWGLIELGASWVPGWMHSMDSAAEAFRRNEERLQNLSLKPSEFVQRQVRATPYPHEPAGWIVEQCGPQVAMFSSDYPHVEGGRNPMKRFEASLAGRSAEEKQAFFCDNFADLMGPALDRVPQPVG
- a CDS encoding L,D-transpeptidase, which produces MRLPRRVLAVLVAAACAAATGGCATSTITTVAAGPVAPATTTSYIATPRSGGMPIYGAPGAARPAITLSPRTAYGSERVVLVLGAQHGWLHVLLPIRPLGSNGWVPMSQVSLTRTDFRVDVALSQHQLTVYRGAQAVLTAITATGTSADPTPTGLLYVTDVVRTAHPDGPYGPFALGLSGYSPTLTSFDGGDAEIGIHGTDQPQLLGQSVSHGCVRVSNQVATELASALPLGTPVTVHA
- a CDS encoding sigma-70 family RNA polymerase sigma factor; this translates as MTAVDERNSDRTWAALLAERDAAVRVAAARCRQPDDAEDCAHDALVRAATFPTLDLDRAGRLLMTTTARVTVDLHRREQARLRAELAAAARMFAQAGSPEDDVCDRAEAGWLARQVDDLPSTERSVLLARAAGETTRQTAQRLGLAEKTVENALGRARSKLTRRWRETLSGVLLPVALARKAFGAHAAVSSTAMALAAATGMTVVIVGQAAAPTSAAPVQSRPLTTASMPAASNPGSTAAAAVPSPPAKGPAAPLVAPTDVPTDATATSMNGSNWWWRPSDREDHQPQPPASNGDLRNVLPTPPTQRHHGQTDCRGWLLCPGGDAGGSAYR